One Cellulomonas soli DNA window includes the following coding sequences:
- a CDS encoding beta-galactosidase, whose amino-acid sequence MTEAMDKVLFGAAYYDEYMPSDRIDDDVAMMHAASINVVRIAESTWSTLEPQPGVFDFTHVDRALDAMEAAGIHVIVGTPTYAVPTWLVQSHPEVLAVTNAGEGRYGARQIMDVTNPTFLFHAERVIRRLLEHTAHRSGVIGFQIDNETKYYGAAGTNVQRAFVKYLRAQFDDDLGALNDAFGLAYWSNRIDAWEDFPDVRGTINGSLAAEFDKFRRRLVEDYLGWQSGLVREYAREDQFVTQNFDFDWGPGWSYGLQPSVDHFKAAKTVDIAGVDIYHPTQSRLTGKEIAFGGDMTRSIKGGANYLVLETQAQGQPGWLPYPGQLRLQAFSHLASGADAVMYWHWHSIHNSFETYWKGLLSHDLASNPTYEEAGVFGAEVARVGDSLVHLRKQNRVAVMVSNESLTALQWFTIETGFINGVFGSSIGYNDVLRWVYDALFDLNVEVDFVSPDEEDLGRYAMVLAPALYSAPESTLHRLRDFVAGGGHLVTTFRSAVTNEHVKVWHDAQPHGLTDTLGLTYNQFTLPDGVGLTLHGDLAGTYAEGATEGAEAPQAQKFMELLQPTGAEVLASYDHDAYRGDAAITRHRAGQGTAWHLGTMTSPELLSAVLELALRDAGLWAWPQDLAGAVTVRRGTNAQGRAVTYLLNYSAALVEVASPVSGRSLLDGTDVSAGDVLALGPWGLAVLEG is encoded by the coding sequence GTGACCGAGGCCATGGACAAGGTTCTGTTCGGCGCGGCGTACTACGACGAGTACATGCCGAGCGACCGCATCGACGACGACGTCGCGATGATGCACGCCGCGAGCATCAACGTGGTGCGCATCGCCGAGTCGACGTGGAGCACGCTCGAGCCCCAGCCCGGGGTCTTCGACTTCACGCACGTCGACCGTGCGCTCGACGCGATGGAGGCCGCCGGCATCCACGTGATCGTCGGGACCCCCACGTACGCCGTGCCCACCTGGCTCGTGCAGTCGCACCCCGAGGTGCTGGCTGTGACCAACGCCGGCGAGGGTCGCTACGGCGCCCGGCAGATCATGGACGTCACCAACCCGACGTTCCTGTTCCACGCCGAGCGGGTCATCCGCCGGCTCCTGGAGCACACCGCGCACCGCTCCGGCGTCATCGGCTTCCAGATCGACAACGAGACCAAGTACTACGGCGCAGCCGGCACCAACGTGCAGCGCGCGTTCGTGAAGTACCTGCGCGCGCAGTTCGACGACGACCTGGGTGCGCTCAACGACGCGTTCGGCCTGGCGTACTGGTCCAACCGGATCGACGCCTGGGAGGACTTCCCGGACGTGCGCGGCACGATCAACGGCTCGCTCGCCGCCGAGTTCGACAAGTTCCGCCGCCGGCTCGTCGAGGACTACCTGGGCTGGCAGTCGGGGCTCGTCCGTGAGTACGCGCGCGAGGACCAGTTCGTCACGCAGAACTTCGACTTCGACTGGGGCCCGGGCTGGTCGTACGGTCTGCAGCCCTCGGTCGACCACTTCAAGGCTGCCAAGACGGTCGACATCGCCGGCGTGGACATCTACCACCCGACGCAGTCGCGCCTGACCGGCAAGGAGATCGCGTTCGGCGGCGACATGACCCGCTCCATCAAGGGCGGCGCGAACTACCTGGTGCTCGAGACGCAGGCGCAGGGTCAGCCCGGCTGGCTGCCCTACCCGGGCCAGCTGCGGCTGCAGGCGTTCAGCCACCTGGCCAGCGGCGCCGACGCCGTCATGTACTGGCACTGGCACTCCATCCACAACTCTTTCGAGACGTACTGGAAGGGGCTGCTCAGCCACGACCTGGCCTCGAACCCCACGTACGAGGAGGCCGGTGTCTTCGGCGCCGAGGTCGCCCGCGTCGGCGACTCGCTGGTGCACCTGCGCAAGCAGAACCGGGTCGCGGTCATGGTCAGCAACGAGTCGCTCACCGCGCTGCAGTGGTTCACCATCGAGACCGGCTTCATCAACGGGGTCTTCGGCAGCTCGATCGGCTACAACGACGTGCTCCGCTGGGTCTACGACGCCCTGTTCGACCTGAACGTCGAGGTTGACTTCGTCTCGCCCGACGAGGAGGACCTGGGCCGGTACGCGATGGTCCTCGCCCCCGCGCTGTACAGCGCGCCCGAGTCGACGCTGCACCGCCTGCGCGACTTCGTGGCCGGCGGCGGGCACCTGGTCACCACGTTCCGCTCGGCCGTGACGAACGAGCACGTGAAGGTCTGGCACGACGCCCAGCCGCACGGCCTGACGGACACGCTCGGCCTGACGTACAACCAGTTCACGCTGCCGGACGGGGTCGGCCTGACGCTGCACGGCGACCTCGCGGGCACCTACGCCGAGGGAGCGACCGAGGGCGCCGAGGCACCGCAGGCGCAGAAGTTCATGGAGCTGCTGCAGCCGACCGGCGCCGAGGTGCTCGCGTCCTACGACCACGACGCGTACCGCGGCGACGCGGCGATCACCCGCCACCGCGCGGGCCAGGGCACGGCGTGGCACCTGGGAACGATGACCAGCCCGGAGCTGCTCTCCGCGGTCCTCGAGCTCGCGCTGCGCGACGCGGGGCTGTGGGCGTGGCCGCAGGACCTGGCCGGTGCGGTCACCGTGCGGCGAGGCACCAACGCCCAGGGGCGTGCGGTGACCTACCTTCTCAACTACTCGGCCGCCCTGGTCGAGGTCGCCAGCCCGGTCTCCGGCCGGTCGCTGCTCGACGGGACGGACGTCTCCGCGGGTGACGTGCTCGCGCTCGGGCCGTGGGGGCTGGCGGTCCTCGAGGGCTGA
- a CDS encoding MarR family winged helix-turn-helix transcriptional regulator — MDFFDALVRYEVHLWNHLDEHVRDLGISLGTLHGLRVIHRHDGQCRVQELRADLGITVGAASKFVDRLERDGLAVRSAHPSDRRSSLVTLTPAGALAHERGVAAVETELAALLADEPDIAATTATLRRLLGRLQPEAAGSEQ; from the coding sequence ATGGACTTCTTCGACGCCCTCGTGCGGTACGAGGTGCACCTCTGGAACCACCTCGACGAGCACGTCCGCGACCTCGGCATCTCGCTCGGCACGCTGCACGGCCTGCGGGTGATCCACCGGCACGACGGCCAGTGCCGGGTGCAGGAGCTACGCGCCGACCTCGGCATCACCGTCGGCGCAGCCAGCAAGTTCGTCGACCGGCTTGAGCGCGACGGTCTCGCGGTGCGCAGCGCCCACCCGAGCGACCGCCGCTCGTCGCTCGTGACCCTCACGCCCGCCGGCGCGCTGGCGCACGAGCGTGGCGTCGCGGCCGTCGAGACCGAGCTAGCCGCGCTGCTCGCCGACGAGCCCGACATCGCCGCCACCACCGCCACGCTCCGCCGCCTGCTCGGTCGGCTGCAGCCCGAGGCTGCCGGATCCGAGCAGTGA
- a CDS encoding alcohol dehydrogenase catalytic domain-containing protein, whose amino-acid sequence MSGTMRAVVLDGPGTPEALRLRTVPVPRPQPGQVLVRVRAFGLNRSELHFRRGQATSGSFPRIPGIEAAGVVEEAPGGELAPGTQVMAMMGGMGRTIDGGYAEHVVVPAAQLVPFSSDLPWDVLGAVPEMLQTAHGSLAVGVRAEPGQSLLVRGGTSSVGLALAVLGRLHGLTVLSTTRSPARRALLEAHGVDHALVDDGNVAEQVRRILPDGVDGAVELVGVDMLRDTLRSVRPGGTVSFTGMLSDRWTIPEFYPMDWLPNGVRLTAYSGDAADLPAPVLQGFLDAVADGRARVPVGRVYRLDDIVQAHRDMEAGTVGGKGVVVL is encoded by the coding sequence GTGAGCGGCACCATGCGCGCGGTCGTCCTCGACGGCCCCGGCACGCCCGAGGCGCTGCGCCTGCGCACCGTGCCGGTCCCCCGACCCCAGCCCGGCCAGGTGCTCGTGCGGGTCCGGGCGTTCGGCCTCAACCGCTCCGAGCTGCACTTCCGGCGCGGCCAGGCCACCTCCGGGTCGTTCCCCCGCATCCCCGGCATCGAGGCCGCGGGCGTCGTCGAAGAGGCGCCCGGCGGCGAGCTCGCACCCGGCACGCAGGTCATGGCGATGATGGGCGGGATGGGTCGCACGATCGACGGCGGCTACGCCGAGCACGTCGTCGTCCCCGCCGCTCAGCTCGTGCCGTTCAGCAGCGACCTGCCCTGGGACGTGCTCGGTGCCGTGCCCGAGATGCTGCAGACCGCCCACGGCTCGTTGGCCGTCGGCGTCCGGGCCGAGCCCGGGCAGAGCCTGCTCGTGCGCGGCGGCACCTCGTCGGTGGGTCTGGCCCTTGCCGTGCTCGGTCGGCTGCACGGGCTCACCGTCCTGTCGACCACGCGCTCCCCCGCGCGCCGCGCGCTGCTCGAGGCCCACGGCGTCGACCACGCGCTCGTCGACGACGGGAACGTGGCGGAGCAGGTCCGCCGCATCCTGCCCGACGGCGTCGACGGAGCCGTCGAGCTGGTCGGCGTCGACATGCTGCGCGACACCCTGCGCTCCGTGCGCCCGGGCGGCACCGTCTCCTTCACCGGGATGCTCTCCGACCGGTGGACGATCCCGGAGTTCTACCCGATGGACTGGCTGCCGAACGGCGTGCGCCTGACCGCGTACTCCGGCGACGCGGCCGACCTGCCCGCACCCGTGCTCCAGGGGTTCCTCGACGCCGTCGCCGACGGCCGCGCCCGCGTACCCGTCGGACGCGTCTACCGGCTCGACGACATCGTGCAGGCGCACCGCGACATGGAGGCCGGAACCGTCGGCGGCAAGGGCGTGGTCGTCCTGTGA
- a CDS encoding multidrug effflux MFS transporter → MSRSPSTTTSLRARDLASPTRVTAALVGTLALQSAVPPFATDMYTPAFPQVTADLATQASLVGLTLTAFFLGLGAGQLIGGPLSDQRGRRMPIILGGLVCTIGAVGCALAPSIGLLVAARVVQGLGGGIASAVARAVLVDVARGDQLARLMAVLMALGGLAPMIAPVAGAGVLTVGTWRTVFWALVALGLLMTVTAVRWIPETLPPSRRHAGGLGRSVARFGEVLRIRPFVGYMLTSSFSAFSMMAYVANATYVLQVQKGMGTFPYALFFASTALAQVLLSLVNARLVGRFRPRRLILVGLSASTTAVLALTLGVLVWDTPLVLTCAGFLVLMAAQAFIFGNAGALAAGQATHMAGSASAVQGVVQALAMALAAPLASAGGGATAVPMVLVMLVGVIGSWVACGIVVPRPAAIPAAAPHDSAEASR, encoded by the coding sequence GTGAGCCGGTCCCCGAGCACCACGACGTCCTTGCGCGCCCGCGACCTGGCCAGCCCCACCCGGGTCACCGCGGCACTCGTCGGCACGCTCGCGCTGCAGAGCGCCGTGCCACCCTTCGCGACCGACATGTACACCCCCGCGTTCCCGCAGGTGACGGCCGACCTGGCCACCCAGGCCTCCCTCGTCGGCCTCACGCTCACCGCGTTCTTCCTCGGGCTGGGTGCCGGTCAGCTGATCGGCGGGCCGCTCTCGGACCAGCGCGGCCGTCGCATGCCGATCATCCTCGGCGGTCTGGTCTGCACGATCGGCGCCGTCGGGTGCGCGCTCGCACCCTCCATCGGCCTGCTCGTGGCCGCGCGCGTCGTGCAGGGCCTCGGCGGCGGCATCGCGTCTGCGGTGGCCCGAGCGGTGCTGGTCGACGTGGCCCGAGGCGACCAGCTGGCCCGACTCATGGCGGTGCTCATGGCGCTCGGTGGCCTGGCGCCCATGATCGCCCCGGTCGCCGGCGCGGGCGTGCTGACCGTCGGCACCTGGCGCACCGTGTTCTGGGCGCTCGTCGCGCTCGGCCTGCTGATGACCGTCACCGCCGTGCGCTGGATCCCCGAGACCCTGCCGCCGTCCCGTCGGCACGCCGGCGGCCTAGGGCGGTCGGTCGCCCGGTTCGGTGAGGTCCTGCGCATCCGACCGTTCGTCGGGTACATGCTCACCTCGTCGTTCTCGGCGTTCAGCATGATGGCGTACGTCGCCAACGCGACCTACGTGCTGCAGGTGCAGAAGGGCATGGGCACCTTCCCGTACGCGCTGTTCTTCGCCTCGACCGCACTGGCCCAGGTGCTGCTCTCGCTCGTGAACGCCCGGCTCGTCGGCCGGTTCCGGCCGCGCCGCCTGATCCTCGTCGGGCTGTCCGCCTCGACCACGGCGGTGCTCGCCCTGACCCTGGGCGTGCTCGTGTGGGACACGCCGCTGGTCCTCACCTGCGCCGGGTTCCTCGTCCTCATGGCCGCGCAGGCGTTCATCTTCGGCAACGCCGGTGCGCTCGCCGCGGGGCAGGCCACGCACATGGCGGGCTCGGCCTCCGCCGTGCAGGGCGTCGTCCAGGCGCTCGCCATGGCGCTCGCCGCACCGCTGGCCAGCGCGGGCGGCGGCGCCACGGCCGTCCCGATGGTGCTGGTGATGCTCGTCGGCGTCATCGGCTCGTGGGTGGCGTGCGGCATCGTCGTCCCCCGACCTGCGGCGATCCCCGCCGCAGCCCCCCACGACAGCGCGGAGGCCTCCCGGTGA
- a CDS encoding ABC transporter ATP-binding protein, translating to MIEYRSVTKTYPGGTTAVDEFDLTIPAHRTVALVGSSGSGKTTLLRMVNRMVEPTSGTVLVDGQDVRDVDRVALRRSIGYVMQAGGLLPHRTVVDNVATVPVLSGVPRRRARLQALELLERVGLDPALGRRYPGQLSGGQQQRVGVARALAADPQVLLMDEPFGAVDPIVRRELQDELRRLQAELGKTVVLVTHDVDEAFRLADQVVILRAGARVAQAGTPAQILAHPADDFVRAFVGADRAERTLSTRDVRGRQVLVDGHGHLAGVLAP from the coding sequence GTGATCGAGTACCGGTCAGTGACGAAGACCTACCCGGGCGGCACGACGGCCGTCGACGAGTTCGACCTGACCATCCCCGCCCACCGCACCGTGGCCCTCGTCGGCTCGTCCGGCTCGGGCAAGACGACGCTGCTGCGGATGGTCAACCGCATGGTCGAGCCCACCTCGGGCACCGTCCTCGTCGACGGGCAGGACGTGCGCGACGTCGACCGGGTCGCCCTGCGCCGGTCGATCGGGTACGTGATGCAGGCCGGCGGGCTGCTGCCGCACCGCACCGTGGTCGACAACGTGGCGACCGTCCCGGTGCTGAGCGGCGTGCCCCGCCGCCGCGCCCGCCTGCAGGCCCTCGAGCTGCTCGAACGCGTCGGGCTCGACCCCGCCCTGGGTCGTCGGTACCCCGGCCAGCTCTCGGGCGGTCAGCAGCAGCGCGTCGGCGTCGCCCGGGCGCTGGCCGCCGACCCGCAGGTCCTGCTGATGGACGAGCCTTTCGGTGCGGTCGACCCGATCGTGCGCCGCGAGCTGCAGGACGAGCTGCGACGCCTGCAGGCCGAGCTGGGCAAGACGGTCGTGCTCGTCACGCACGACGTCGACGAGGCGTTCCGGCTCGCCGACCAGGTCGTGATCCTGCGCGCAGGCGCCCGGGTCGCCCAGGCGGGCACACCCGCGCAGATCCTGGCTCACCCGGCGGACGACTTCGTCCGGGCGTTCGTCGGCGCCGACCGGGCCGAACGGACGCTGAGCACGCGTGACGTGCGCGGCCGTCAGGTGCTCGTCGACGGTCACGGGCACCTCGCGGGGGTGCTCGCCCCGTGA
- a CDS encoding ABC transporter permease has product MTWLSHAWPQVLDLTRAHLLLSVQAIALSLLLAVPAGYAAARFPRVGGALTSAATLLYAVPALPLLIIVPAVLGVPLRSTTTVVAALTVYGVALMVRSATDAFTAVDPSVRQAAQAVGHSRWSLGWRVDLPLAVPLLVAGARVVCVSTVGLVTIGALIGVPSLGTLFTDGFQRGIVAEVATGVLGTVVIGLALDGLCALTGRALTPWARTAPEPHRPHAPVRAGQEVTT; this is encoded by the coding sequence GTGACCTGGTTGTCCCACGCGTGGCCGCAGGTCCTCGACCTGACCCGCGCGCACCTGCTGCTGTCCGTCCAGGCGATCGCCCTCAGCCTGCTGCTCGCCGTGCCCGCCGGGTACGCCGCCGCCCGGTTCCCCCGCGTCGGCGGCGCGCTGACCAGTGCGGCGACCCTGCTGTACGCGGTGCCCGCGCTGCCGCTGCTGATCATCGTCCCCGCGGTGCTGGGCGTGCCGCTGCGCTCGACCACGACCGTCGTGGCCGCGCTGACCGTGTACGGCGTCGCGCTCATGGTCCGCAGCGCCACCGACGCGTTCACCGCGGTGGACCCGTCCGTCCGACAGGCGGCGCAGGCCGTCGGGCACTCCCGCTGGTCGCTGGGCTGGCGTGTCGACCTGCCGCTCGCCGTCCCGCTCCTGGTCGCCGGGGCTCGGGTCGTGTGCGTGAGCACCGTCGGCCTGGTCACCATCGGCGCGCTGATCGGGGTGCCGAGCCTGGGGACGCTGTTCACCGACGGGTTCCAGCGCGGGATCGTCGCCGAGGTCGCCACCGGGGTGCTCGGCACCGTCGTGATCGGGCTGGCGCTGGACGGCCTGTGCGCGCTGACCGGCCGTGCGCTGACGCCGTGGGCACGCACCGCACCCGAGCCGCACCGGCCCCACGCACCCGTCCGCGCGGGGCAGGAGGTCACGACGTGA
- a CDS encoding ABC transporter permease — MSLFEAALAWLTDPAHWTGAGSIPVRTAQHLAVTAAAVLLAALVGLPLGVLVGHTRRGRLVVVALAGAARAVPTLGLLTLLGLALGIGPRAPLVALVVLAVPSLIAGAYAGVAGVDPSTLDAARASGMTEGQVVRHVELPLAGPVIVGALRAATLQVVATATLAAYVADLGLGRYLFTGLKTRDYAQMLAGALLVTALALLLEVALSALHRASARHADPTRPRRTLRRAPLPEGHP, encoded by the coding sequence GTGAGCCTCTTCGAGGCCGCCCTCGCGTGGCTCACCGACCCCGCGCACTGGACCGGGGCGGGGTCGATCCCCGTCCGCACCGCCCAGCACCTGGCCGTCACGGCCGCGGCGGTGCTGCTCGCCGCACTGGTCGGCCTACCCCTCGGGGTCCTGGTAGGCCACACGCGCCGCGGACGGCTCGTCGTGGTCGCCCTCGCCGGGGCGGCACGGGCCGTCCCGACCCTGGGCCTGCTCACGCTGCTCGGTCTGGCGCTCGGCATCGGGCCGCGCGCACCGCTGGTCGCCCTCGTCGTCCTCGCCGTCCCCTCGCTGATCGCCGGCGCGTACGCGGGGGTCGCCGGGGTGGACCCCTCGACGCTCGACGCGGCGCGGGCGAGCGGCATGACCGAGGGGCAGGTCGTCCGGCACGTCGAGCTGCCGCTGGCCGGGCCCGTGATCGTCGGAGCCCTGCGTGCCGCGACCCTGCAGGTCGTCGCCACGGCGACCCTCGCCGCCTACGTGGCCGACCTCGGTCTCGGCCGCTATCTCTTCACGGGTCTCAAGACCCGTGACTACGCCCAGATGCTCGCCGGCGCACTGCTCGTCACCGCCCTCGCCCTGCTGCTCGAGGTCGCGCTGTCCGCCCTCCACCGGGCGAGCGCCCGGCACGCCGACCCCACCCGTCCCCGCCGGACCCTCCGACGGGCGCCCCTCCCGGAAGGACACCCGTGA
- a CDS encoding ABC transporter substrate-binding protein: MSTTTRLAALAVACLALTACASNDPLAAPAEAGTADASATIVIGSQDYYSNEIIAEVYAQALEAAGYAVDRQFRIGQREAYLPEIEDGTIDLFPEYTGPLLQYWVPDTSARLADDVYAALADATPDGLRVLDQSPATDQDSYMVTRAFADQWGLTTIDDLAKVATPLTLGGNSEGETRPNGPAGLKSTYGIDVGFTPIEDGGGPLTVKALQDDDIQLAIIYTADPSVRKNNLVALEDTQGLFLASHVVPLASDDVDAGAAAVIDEISATMTADELVGLNARSVDEELPAATIATDWLTEHDLS; encoded by the coding sequence GTGAGCACCACCACCCGCCTGGCCGCCCTCGCCGTCGCCTGCCTCGCCCTGACGGCCTGCGCGAGCAACGACCCGCTGGCCGCCCCCGCCGAGGCAGGCACCGCCGATGCCAGCGCGACCATCGTCATCGGCTCGCAGGACTACTACTCCAACGAGATCATCGCCGAGGTCTACGCCCAGGCCCTCGAGGCCGCCGGCTACGCGGTCGACCGCCAGTTCCGCATCGGGCAGCGCGAGGCCTACCTGCCCGAGATCGAGGACGGCACCATCGACCTGTTCCCCGAGTACACCGGCCCGCTGCTGCAGTACTGGGTCCCGGACACCTCCGCGCGCCTGGCCGACGACGTGTACGCCGCGCTGGCCGACGCCACCCCGGACGGCCTGCGCGTGCTCGACCAGTCGCCGGCCACCGACCAGGACTCCTACATGGTCACCCGCGCGTTCGCCGACCAGTGGGGGCTGACCACGATCGACGACCTGGCGAAGGTCGCCACACCCCTGACGCTCGGCGGCAACTCCGAGGGCGAGACCCGCCCCAACGGCCCGGCCGGCCTGAAGAGCACCTACGGCATCGACGTCGGCTTCACCCCGATCGAGGACGGCGGCGGCCCGCTGACCGTCAAGGCGCTGCAGGACGACGACATCCAGCTCGCGATCATCTATACGGCCGACCCGTCCGTGCGGAAGAACAACCTGGTCGCCCTGGAGGACACGCAGGGGCTGTTCCTCGCCTCGCACGTCGTGCCGCTGGCCAGCGACGACGTCGACGCGGGTGCCGCCGCGGTCATCGACGAGATCAGCGCGACGATGACCGCCGACGAGCTCGTGGGGCTCAACGCCCGCAGCGTCGACGAGGAGCTGCCCGCCGCCACCATCGCCACCGACTGGCTCACCGAGCACGACCTGTCCTGA
- a CDS encoding glycosyl hydrolase 53 family protein → MPAHLRRTPVRLAAVAALGATLLAAPPATPSARAVDDGPVEAGIVVPKVDGLADDFITGVDVSSVLAEEASGVVFRDSAGAPADLFDVLADSGVNYVRVRVWNDPFDAAGHGYGGGSVDVDRAVEIGRRATDAGLRVLVDFHYSDFWADPAKQKAPKAWAALAVADKATAVQDFTAAALQQMEDAGVDVGMVQIGNETNNAVAGVTGWPGMAEIFSAGSAAVRDVLPDALVAVHFTNPETTGRYAGYAANLATYGVDYDVFASSYYPYWHGTLSNLTNVLTTVATTYGKKVLVAETSWAYTLDDGDGHPDVITSSNVTNQYPVSVQGQATAVRDVIAAVAAVGDAGLGVFYWEPAWIPVGPASQLAANKLLWDEFGSGWASSYAGEYDPDDAGEWYGGSAWDNQAMFAADGTPLESLKVFSYVRTGATAPRAVVSVEDVQVTVADGAPVTLPATVAVTYNDATVEQEAVTWSDAVSWIDGPGTYPVPGTTASGTSVTATVVVTAENPVRNPGFEDADVSMWTLTGTGASITGTGDAATGARALSFWAGTAYTFGLTQQLTGVPAGSYTLVATAQGGGAGSGDQVLLTATTAQGTTSAPFALTGWRLWNSPQVPVEVGADGVVTLGVDATLSGGAWGTVDDVRLIRTAGAAADTSALEDLVAQAAAVDRDLWTAGSLADLDEAVAVAGVVLGALAPAQDQVDAAATLLADALDALTAPGGPTPTATPTDTVTPSPTPTASGGSTGSTGSPTVELSRTSARPGEKVTITVHGLTVPEVEVGVASTYRALARVAVVDGTATVTVTVPSDLPAGTHHVQVRTLDGTLLAQVEIVVAAATGGSLASTGAEVGAAAVLAVLLLAGGAVLLAVRRRARSA, encoded by the coding sequence ATGCCCGCACACCTGCGCAGGACACCCGTCCGGCTGGCGGCCGTCGCCGCGCTCGGCGCGACCCTGCTCGCCGCACCACCCGCCACCCCGTCCGCCCGCGCGGTCGACGACGGACCCGTCGAGGCCGGCATCGTCGTGCCGAAGGTCGACGGACTCGCCGACGACTTCATCACCGGCGTGGACGTGTCCTCCGTGCTCGCCGAGGAGGCCTCCGGCGTGGTGTTCCGCGACAGCGCCGGCGCACCCGCCGACCTGTTCGACGTGCTCGCCGACTCGGGCGTGAACTACGTGCGCGTACGCGTCTGGAACGACCCGTTCGACGCCGCAGGCCACGGGTACGGCGGCGGCAGCGTCGACGTCGACCGGGCCGTCGAGATCGGCCGTCGTGCCACCGACGCAGGGCTGCGCGTGCTCGTCGACTTCCACTACTCCGACTTCTGGGCCGACCCCGCCAAGCAGAAGGCACCCAAGGCCTGGGCGGCGCTCGCGGTCGCCGACAAGGCCACCGCCGTGCAGGACTTCACCGCCGCGGCCCTGCAGCAGATGGAGGACGCCGGCGTCGACGTCGGCATGGTGCAGATCGGCAACGAGACGAACAACGCCGTCGCCGGGGTCACCGGCTGGCCCGGCATGGCGGAGATCTTCAGCGCCGGTTCCGCCGCGGTCCGTGACGTGCTGCCCGACGCGCTCGTCGCGGTGCACTTCACCAACCCCGAGACGACCGGGCGCTACGCCGGGTACGCGGCGAACCTGGCCACCTACGGCGTCGACTACGACGTGTTCGCGAGCTCGTACTACCCGTACTGGCACGGCACGCTGAGCAACCTGACGAACGTGCTGACGACCGTCGCCACGACCTACGGCAAGAAGGTCCTGGTCGCCGAGACCTCGTGGGCGTACACGCTCGACGACGGCGACGGGCACCCCGACGTCATCACCTCCTCGAACGTCACGAACCAGTACCCGGTGTCCGTGCAGGGCCAGGCCACCGCGGTGCGCGACGTCATCGCGGCCGTCGCGGCCGTCGGCGACGCGGGGCTCGGCGTCTTCTACTGGGAGCCCGCCTGGATCCCCGTCGGCCCGGCCTCGCAGCTCGCGGCCAACAAGCTCCTGTGGGACGAGTTCGGCTCCGGCTGGGCGTCCAGCTACGCCGGGGAGTACGACCCCGACGACGCCGGTGAGTGGTACGGCGGCTCCGCGTGGGACAACCAGGCGATGTTCGCCGCCGACGGCACCCCGTTGGAGTCGCTCAAGGTGTTCTCGTACGTGCGGACCGGGGCCACCGCCCCGCGGGCGGTCGTGTCCGTCGAGGACGTGCAGGTCACCGTCGCCGACGGCGCACCCGTGACGCTGCCGGCCACCGTCGCCGTCACCTACAACGACGCCACGGTCGAGCAGGAGGCCGTCACCTGGAGCGACGCCGTGAGCTGGATCGACGGCCCCGGCACGTACCCCGTGCCCGGCACCACGGCGTCGGGCACGAGCGTCACGGCGACCGTCGTGGTCACCGCCGAGAACCCCGTCCGCAACCCGGGGTTCGAGGACGCCGACGTGAGCATGTGGACCCTGACCGGCACGGGCGCCTCGATCACCGGCACCGGTGACGCCGCCACGGGCGCCCGGGCGCTCAGCTTCTGGGCCGGCACGGCGTACACGTTCGGCCTCACGCAGCAGCTCACGGGCGTGCCCGCCGGCTCCTACACGCTCGTCGCCACGGCCCAGGGCGGCGGCGCGGGCTCGGGCGACCAGGTCCTGCTGACCGCCACGACCGCGCAGGGCACGACGTCCGCACCCTTCGCGCTGACCGGCTGGCGCCTGTGGAACAGCCCGCAGGTCCCGGTCGAGGTCGGCGCCGACGGCGTCGTCACCCTCGGCGTGGACGCCACGCTCTCCGGCGGCGCCTGGGGCACGGTCGACGACGTCCGGCTGATCCGCACGGCCGGAGCCGCGGCCGACACGTCCGCGCTCGAGGACCTCGTGGCGCAGGCCGCAGCGGTCGACCGCGACCTCTGGACGGCGGGCTCGCTCGCCGACCTCGACGAGGCCGTGGCCGTCGCCGGCGTGGTGCTCGGCGCACTCGCACCCGCGCAGGACCAGGTGGACGCCGCCGCAACCCTGCTCGCGGACGCCCTCGACGCCCTGACCGCCCCCGGCGGCCCGACGCCGACGGCCACCCCGACGGATACGGTCACGCCTTCGCCGACCCCGACGGCGTCCGGCGGGTCGACCGGGTCCACCGGGTCCCCGACGGTCGAGCTCAGCCGCACCTCCGCGCGTCCGGGCGAGAAGGTCACGATCACGGTGCACGGTCTGACCGTCCCGGAGGTCGAGGTCGGTGTCGCCAGCACGTACCGAGCGCTGGCCCGCGTGGCCGTGGTCGACGGCACCGCCACCGTGACCGTCACCGTGCCGAGCGACCTGCCTGCCGGGACGCACCACGTGCAGGTGCGCACGCTCGACGGCACGCTGCTCGCGCAGGTGGAGATCGTCGTGGCCGCTGCGACGGGCGGTTCGCTCGCGTCGACGGGCGCCGAGGTGGGTGCGGCGGCCGTGCTCGCCGTGCTGCTGCTCGCGGGCGGCGCGGTGCTCCTCGCGGTGCGTCGCCGGGCCCGGAGCGCGTAG